The genomic DNA AGCCGTCGTGCCAAGCTCCAGACCAACCCGCCGTAGTGCTGGATGCACTCGTCGACGGCGTCCTGTTCGCCACGGGCGATGCGGCCGAGGAGGCTCATCGGAGTTCGGGGATCTTGTTCAGCATCTCGCTCATCGTATGCAAACTGCCACGGAGAGGGAAGCCTCTCCGTGACTTCGGCTACTGTCATGGTCAGTTGGGCAGCAGCACCGTGTCGATCACGTGGATGACGCCGTTGCTGGCCGTGACGTCCGCCTGAACCACCGTGGCGCCGCCGATTTTGACCGAGGAGCCATCGACCTCGAAGGAGACCGGCTTACCGCTGAGGGTCTGGGCGCCGCTGCGCGAAATCACCTTGGAGGCGGGCAGGCGACCGGAGACCACATGGTAGGTGAGGATCTCTTTGAGCTGATGGCGGTTCTCGGGCTTGAGGAGGTTTTCCACGGTGCCCTTCGGGAGCTTCGCGAAGGCTTCGTCCGTGGGTGCGAAGACGGTGAACGGTCCGTCACCCTTGAGGGCGTCGACCAGATCGGCGGCGCCGAGGGCGGCGGCGAGGGTGTTGAAGCTGCCGGCGGCGACCGCCGTATCGACGATGTCCGGGCTGCTGGACTTGGTGTGGTGGCCGGCGAAGGCGGGCAGGCTGCAGAGGGCCAGAACGGCAAAGCTCAGGATCAGGGTGGTGGTCTTTTTCATGGTCATTCTCCTCGGGTCTCGGGTCGGGTGTTGTTTTTCTTTGTCGAGACGCCGGGCGGCCGCTCCGGTCTTCGTCAATTGCCTTACAACCCATCTCTTCGACCACCTCTTGGAAACGGATGCGGCAGGGCTGGGGGGAGGTCCTTCAAACAGCGAAGGGGTGCCCCGCTGGGGGCACCCCTGGTGACGAAAACGAGCTGTCGGCGGATCGCGAATCTGGTGAGAAGCGATCCGGTGACGAAGTCGGGTTGACCCGACTTCGGTCGGACTAGGGTTCGTCCTGGCGACGTTGCTCGGCATCGAGCCGCTCGGCTTCCTCGCGGATGCGCTGTCGCTCGAGCTCGAGGGCCTGCTGTCGCTCTTCGAGCCGGCGGCGCCGCTCGTCGAGGACCTTGCGTCGCGCATCGAGGTGCTTCTCACGGCTCAGCTCGCGGTGCTCGTGGCTGCGTTCGAGATGCTCCTCGTGCTGTCGGTGGAGCTCCTCGCGATGGCTGCGGCGAGTCTCTTTCAGGCGAGCCCGCGACTCCTCGACCTGGGCCCGAGATTCGCGCCGCAGTCGCTCGACTTCCTGGCGGTCGGGACGATGGCGTTCGGCGAGCTCGCGGGCCTCTCGGCGCAGTCGCTGGACTGCCTCGCGATCGGGGCGCTGTCGCTCGGCGAGCTCTCGGGCTTGGCGCTGCAGGCGCTCGATGGCTTCGCGGTTGGGGCGCTGCCGTTCCATCAGCTCGCGGGCTTGGCGTTGCAGTTGCTCGATGGCCTCGCGGTCGGGGCGGTTCTGCTCGGCGATCTGCCGGGCCTGCTCTCGGATGCGCGCGAGCTCTTCTTCGCTCGGACGATGCCGCTGCGCCAACTCGCGAGCCTGGCGTTGCAACCGCTGGATCTCTTCGCGATCGGGGCGCTGTCGCTCGGCGATCTCGCGGGCTTGGCGCTGGATTCGCTCGATCGCCTCCGGATCCGGCTGCGCGTGGAGCGCGATCTCGCGGGCCCGGCGCGAGATCTCTTCGATGGCCGCCGAGTCGAAGCGGACGGCTTCGGCGACCAGCTCGTTGAGATGCGCCACCATCTCGTCGTCGATCGCTTCTCCGGCGATCGCTTCGGCCTCGATGGCCCGTGCCACGGCCTCGATCTCTTCACCGAGCTCCGGGAGGTGCTCGAGCTGGAGCGTCAGTTCCTCGGTGAGGTTCTCCAGCTCGGCGAGCTCGAAGGGTTCGAAGTCGAGCTCGATCGCCACCATCTCCCCGAGGGCTTCGAAGGCGGCGAGGTCTTCGATGCCCGCAAAGCTCATCTCCTCGAGTCCTTCGAAGGCCTCGTACTCGCCGAGGATTGCGAGCTCCTGGAGGCCGGCGAGGGCCTCGAACCCTTCCAGCGCTTCCAGCGCCTCGAGTCCTTCGAGGGCTTCGAGTCCTTCCAGGGCCTCGAGGGCTTCCATGCCTTCAAAGTCGCCGATCTCCAGGTGGAAGTCGTGCTCGTGCTCGGCCTCGCGGGCTGCTTGCCGCGCCATCCAGTCGTCGCTCGATGACTCTTCGTCGGGGTTGTCGATCGACCAGCCACCGTTGCGGTCCTGGGACTCTCCGGACGGGCTGGTGGTGGTGACGGTGGCCGTTGGACGATCGCTCTCGGTCGCTTCCGAGCCGGCTTCGAGGCGGACGCTCGGGGCCAGGGTCGCGGTGAGAAGGAGCCCGGCGACCGCGGCCACGACCAGCATTCGGCCGGCCGAAGAATCATCGGTGGAAGGCGACAGCAGACGCTCGACCCGTTGGGCGAGACCGGAGCGCCGGCCGACCATGCCGGGGGCGAGCACCGGCGAAGTCTCGCCGACGGTCCAGCCGGCGACTTCCGTCAAGCAGCGGGCGAGGGCCGATGGGCGACCGGTCTGCTGGCGCGCCCAGTCGTCACAGCGGAACTCGGCAATGGTCTCGAGGCGCCGCCGGGCCACCCGCAGCAAGGGCTGAAAGAAGAACAGCGCTTCGAGGAGCCGCAAAGCGAGCAGCCACCAGGGATCGCGACGCACCAGGTGGGCCATCTC from Acidobacteriota bacterium includes the following:
- a CDS encoding M56 family metallopeptidase; translated protein: MTGSELFLYDLVSAPLARALAGWLLTYALHSTVLLAAAWGASRALRGRRLALEEGLWRLAVVGALVTATLQTTSAIKPIAGELALRSPASPERSASLIAGQDRPLEKALPLLSQAPSRSTEEATATATPPATPPALAMAARESASHESAGQGSTSTLHWSVPVVWLWACGALLCSLPLGLALISLSRRLRFRHALSRGPAAETLARLSRRRQTPRRTRLTATESLSVPIALGLGRPEICLPARATSLAAPQQESLVAHEMAHLVRRDPWWLLALRLLEALFFFQPLLRVARRRLETIAEFRCDDWARQQTGRPSALARCLTEVAGWTVGETSPVLAPGMVGRRSGLAQRVERLLSPSTDDSSAGRMLVVAAVAGLLLTATLAPSVRLEAGSEATESDRPTATVTTTSPSGESQDRNGGWSIDNPDEESSSDDWMARQAAREAEHEHDFHLEIGDFEGMEALEALEGLEALEGLEALEALEGFEALAGLQELAILGEYEAFEGLEEMSFAGIEDLAAFEALGEMVAIELDFEPFELAELENLTEELTLQLEHLPELGEEIEAVARAIEAEAIAGEAIDDEMVAHLNELVAEAVRFDSAAIEEISRRAREIALHAQPDPEAIERIQRQAREIAERQRPDREEIQRLQRQARELAQRHRPSEEELARIREQARQIAEQNRPDREAIEQLQRQARELMERQRPNREAIERLQRQARELAERQRPDREAVQRLRREARELAERHRPDRQEVERLRRESRAQVEESRARLKETRRSHREELHRQHEEHLERSHEHRELSREKHLDARRKVLDERRRRLEERQQALELERQRIREEAERLDAEQRRQDEP
- a CDS encoding fasciclin domain-containing protein; the protein is MKKTTTLILSFAVLALCSLPAFAGHHTKSSSPDIVDTAVAAGSFNTLAAALGAADLVDALKGDGPFTVFAPTDEAFAKLPKGTVENLLKPENRHQLKEILTYHVVSGRLPASKVISRSGAQTLSGKPVSFEVDGSSVKIGGATVVQADVTASNGVIHVIDTVLLPN